The Candidatus Obscuribacterales bacterium genome contains a region encoding:
- a CDS encoding DUF4327 family protein, with product MSKGVLSQPVIHPMVKFQRKVDSLVKSGVVKSSDSIWKIALLYGDDWAYWKQELEDFEFSVQDPIADLLMVESWDD from the coding sequence ATGTCTAAAGGTGTTTTGAGCCAGCCGGTTATTCACCCAATGGTGAAGTTCCAGCGCAAGGTAGACTCCCTAGTCAAGTCTGGTGTTGTGAAATCATCCGATAGTATCTGGAAAATCGCGTTACTTTATGGCGATGACTGGGCCTATTGGAAACAGGAGCTGGAAGATTTCGAATTTTCTGTGCAGGATCCAATTGCTGATTTGTTAATGGTAGAAAGCTGGGATGATTGA